Proteins encoded by one window of Bacillus sp. DTU_2020_1000418_1_SI_GHA_SEK_038:
- a CDS encoding ABC transporter ATP-binding protein, translating into MGNQQQLSTLDRSLYGDSHAGKQKENEHAQPQQILSVKNVKIGYEVENEFNLVINDISFDIRSGETIMMIGPSGCGKSTLLKTIAGFNKPIAGDILLAGRTDLEPGPDRAVVFQEHDQLFPWRTVFDNLVYSLRVTGRKKSEAIESAKYYLEMTNLSRAHDLFPHQLSGGMKQRVAIARALALEPSMLLMDEPFGALDALTRTRLQEELRLIAEKTRVTIFFVTHSIEEAVLLADRIIVLTHPPSYIAEIVNVSDKAKNLESDESIEIQQHLRKLLGS; encoded by the coding sequence ATGGGAAATCAACAACAATTATCCACGCTAGATAGAAGCCTTTATGGCGATTCCCACGCAGGTAAGCAAAAAGAAAATGAACACGCGCAGCCACAACAAATATTATCCGTAAAAAATGTAAAGATTGGGTACGAAGTTGAAAATGAATTTAACCTAGTAATCAATGATATTAGCTTTGATATTCGGTCTGGAGAAACAATAATGATGATCGGACCTTCTGGATGTGGAAAATCGACTTTGTTAAAGACGATCGCTGGATTTAACAAGCCTATTGCTGGAGATATTTTACTTGCGGGACGTACTGACCTAGAGCCTGGGCCAGACCGTGCTGTTGTCTTTCAGGAGCATGATCAACTTTTTCCTTGGCGAACAGTTTTCGATAATTTAGTTTATTCCCTGCGGGTCACCGGTCGGAAAAAAAGTGAAGCCATTGAAAGCGCAAAATACTACCTTGAAATGACAAATCTTTCAAGGGCTCATGATCTATTTCCTCATCAGTTGTCTGGTGGTATGAAACAACGTGTAGCAATTGCACGTGCTCTCGCCCTTGAACCTTCAATGCTCTTGATGGATGAACCATTTGGTGCTTTGGATGCGCTTACACGCACTCGCTTACAGGAAGAGCTAAGGTTAATTGCTGAAAAAACACGTGTGACTATTTTCTTTGTAACTCATAGTATTGAAGAGGCAGTGCTTCTCGCTGATCGAATCATCGTACTTACTCATCCACCATCGTATATTGCGGAAATTGTCAATGTTTCAGATAAGGCCAAAAACTTGGAAAGTGACGAATCCATCGAGATACAACAACACTTGCGTAAACTGTTAGGAAGCTAG
- a CDS encoding sodium-dependent transporter: MQQDEQWSSKIGFILASAGSAIGLGAIWKLPYVTGVSGGGAFILLFLIFSLLIGFPLLLGEFVIGRSTGKEAISAYKAIAPRSKWHWIGYLGVFTCFLLLSFYSVIGGWIIQYLYHNVNDLIGASESVDYEALFGKTVSSPIQVVIAQGIFLIITIIVVARGVQAGIEKISKIMMPALFILFIILIFRSLTLNNAMDGVTFFLKPDFSSLTSESVLYAMGQSFFSLSVGVSVMVTYSSYLSKKENLLQPALSVVLMNLFISLLAGLAIFPAVFSLGYEPTAGPGLLFIVLPSVFDKIIFGDWFLLLFLALFLFATLTSAFSMLEIVVAAFTSKRGKGRGKMSWFIGAAIFLVGIPSALSFSTLSDITFFGKSIFDSADFLVSNILMPSGAFLISIFVSFKMKKDLLRSELIQGSKGFHLIFTVWYLLMRYVVPLVIIIVFLDSLDIL, translated from the coding sequence ATGCAGCAAGATGAACAGTGGTCTTCGAAAATTGGATTTATATTAGCTTCAGCCGGCTCAGCGATCGGGCTCGGAGCGATTTGGAAGCTACCTTATGTTACGGGTGTAAGCGGGGGCGGTGCCTTTATATTATTATTTTTAATTTTTTCCCTGCTAATCGGCTTTCCGCTTCTTTTAGGTGAATTTGTCATTGGACGCAGTACCGGAAAAGAGGCGATTTCAGCCTATAAAGCGATTGCTCCAAGGTCAAAATGGCATTGGATTGGCTATTTAGGTGTGTTTACATGCTTTCTGTTATTATCCTTTTATAGTGTTATCGGCGGCTGGATTATTCAGTATTTGTATCATAATGTGAACGATTTAATTGGAGCGTCTGAGAGTGTTGATTACGAAGCTCTGTTTGGAAAGACTGTTTCTAGTCCTATTCAAGTGGTTATTGCTCAAGGCATCTTTCTGATTATTACCATCATTGTTGTGGCTAGAGGTGTGCAAGCAGGAATTGAGAAAATAAGTAAAATTATGATGCCGGCTTTGTTTATATTATTTATCATTTTAATTTTTCGCTCCCTCACATTGAATAACGCAATGGATGGGGTAACCTTCTTTTTAAAACCTGACTTTTCAAGCTTAACGTCAGAGAGTGTTCTTTATGCAATGGGGCAATCGTTTTTCTCATTGAGTGTAGGGGTATCAGTCATGGTTACCTATAGCTCTTACTTATCGAAAAAGGAGAACCTGCTTCAGCCAGCTTTATCTGTTGTACTAATGAATCTTTTTATTTCTCTTCTTGCTGGGCTAGCGATATTTCCGGCGGTGTTTTCGCTAGGCTATGAGCCAACTGCGGGACCGGGGCTTTTGTTTATCGTTCTCCCTTCAGTATTTGACAAAATCATTTTTGGCGATTGGTTTTTGCTGCTTTTCCTTGCTTTATTCTTATTTGCAACATTAACATCGGCGTTTTCAATGCTAGAAATCGTTGTTGCTGCGTTTACTAGTAAAAGGGGAAAAGGAAGAGGCAAGATGTCATGGTTCATAGGAGCCGCGATTTTCTTAGTTGGGATTCCATCAGCATTATCCTTTAGTACCCTTTCTGACATTACTTTTTTTGGAAAAAGCATTTTCGACAGCGCAGACTTTCTAGTCAGCAATATTTTAATGCCTTCCGGTGCATTCCTCATTTCTATTTTCGTTTCTTTTAAAATGAAAAAAGATTTATTAAGAAGCGAATTGATTCAAGGATCAAAAGGATTCCATTTAATTTTTACTGTGTGGTATTTATTGATGCGATATGTTGTTCCTCTAGTCATTATTATCGTCTTTTTAGATTCTTTGGATATTCTATAA
- the rnz gene encoding ribonuclease Z, whose product MDVFFLGTGAGMPAKMRNVTSIALKLLEERGSIWLFDCGEATQHQILHTSIKPRRIEKIFITHLHGDHIYGLPGLLSSRSFQGGESKVILYGPKGIKQYVEVSLAISQTYLKYPLEIIEIEEGIIFEDEEFIVEARLLEHGIPSYGYRIVEKDRPGTLLADKLLEAGIKPGPLYKRIKNGEQVVLEDGGVIHPSEFLGPVQKGRIVTILGDTRKCESAVELAKGADMLIHEATFSAGEEHLAYEYYHSTTTQAAEVAKSAGVKKLCLTHISSRYDRNDWLRLVQESETIFSNTEIAMDYKEIPIVLVKDN is encoded by the coding sequence ATGGATGTATTTTTCTTAGGGACAGGAGCTGGGATGCCTGCGAAGATGAGAAATGTAACTTCTATCGCGTTAAAGCTGCTCGAGGAACGAGGATCGATCTGGCTATTTGATTGTGGGGAAGCTACTCAGCACCAAATTTTACATACATCAATTAAACCGCGAAGAATTGAAAAGATTTTTATTACACACCTTCATGGCGATCATATTTACGGTCTGCCTGGTTTGCTTTCGAGCCGCTCCTTTCAAGGCGGGGAATCGAAAGTGATCTTATATGGACCAAAGGGAATAAAGCAATATGTGGAGGTATCGTTGGCCATTAGCCAAACGTATTTAAAATATCCTTTAGAAATTATTGAAATTGAAGAAGGGATCATTTTTGAAGACGAGGAATTTATCGTTGAAGCCCGGCTTCTTGAGCATGGAATACCTTCATATGGATACAGAATTGTGGAAAAGGATAGACCAGGCACACTTCTGGCGGACAAACTTCTTGAGGCAGGCATAAAGCCTGGACCCCTTTATAAAAGGATCAAAAATGGGGAACAGGTGGTTCTTGAGGATGGCGGTGTTATTCATCCATCAGAGTTTTTGGGACCGGTACAAAAGGGGAGAATCGTGACAATCCTTGGAGACACACGAAAATGTGAGTCGGCTGTTGAATTGGCTAAAGGGGCAGATATGCTCATTCACGAAGCAACCTTTTCCGCGGGCGAGGAGCATCTTGCCTACGAATATTATCACTCTACAACGACACAGGCAGCAGAGGTTGCCAAATCAGCAGGTGTAAAAAAGCTTTGCTTGACACATATCAGTTCGCGATATGATCGTAACGATTGGCTGCGATTAGTTCAGGAATCGGAAACTATTTTTTCCAATACCGAAATTGCAATGGACTATAAAGAGATACCTATCGTGCTTGTGAAGGATAATTAA
- a CDS encoding DNA polymerase IV gives MKQMYPKNGRVILHVDMNSFYASVEMAYDPTLKGKPLAIAGNPAERRGIIITCSYEARSFGVKTTMPLWEAKRLCPQLIVKKPNFDRYRAASIGMFEILNEYSDLVEPVSIDEGYVDITNSYEHGTPPEIAEKIQKQILQQLDLPCSIGIAPNKFLAKTASDMKKPMGITVLRKRDVPNILWPLEVENMHGVGKKTGEKLRSIHINTIGDLAVANDIQLKSTLGINGLRLKERANGIDRRIVDPEAATEFKSVGNSTTLPRDNTNQQELLRVIEELAGTVSTRLKRKTVLAAAVSIMIRYKDRKTVTRSKKLQNPIQKSDDIFAAAKQLFLKHWNGDPVRLLGITGMELVEHNEAVKQLDLFSYETEAKKEPLFEALSNLREKYGSQIIDTAAGMPEIKKQQQGIGTETSFNKDFLHDFSTHSDKEKE, from the coding sequence ATGAAACAAATGTATCCGAAAAATGGCCGAGTCATTTTACATGTTGATATGAATAGTTTCTATGCATCGGTCGAAATGGCCTATGATCCCACATTAAAAGGGAAGCCTCTTGCCATTGCAGGGAATCCCGCCGAAAGAAGAGGGATCATTATAACATGCAGCTACGAGGCAAGAAGCTTTGGTGTTAAAACAACCATGCCGCTCTGGGAGGCAAAAAGGCTATGTCCGCAGCTAATTGTTAAAAAGCCGAATTTTGATAGATATCGTGCCGCTTCCATTGGTATGTTTGAGATTCTTAATGAATATTCTGATCTGGTTGAACCCGTTTCGATTGATGAAGGATATGTTGATATAACAAATAGCTATGAGCACGGAACTCCGCCTGAAATTGCTGAGAAAATTCAAAAGCAGATTCTTCAGCAGCTTGATTTACCGTGCAGCATTGGAATTGCACCGAATAAATTTTTGGCAAAAACGGCATCCGATATGAAAAAGCCAATGGGTATTACAGTTTTAAGAAAAAGAGATGTCCCTAATATTCTTTGGCCTTTGGAAGTTGAAAACATGCATGGGGTCGGTAAGAAAACAGGAGAAAAATTACGAAGTATTCATATTAACACAATAGGTGATTTAGCCGTTGCAAATGATATCCAGCTTAAATCTACACTCGGGATAAACGGTCTCCGTCTAAAGGAAAGGGCAAATGGAATTGATCGAAGAATAGTGGATCCGGAAGCAGCAACAGAATTTAAAAGTGTTGGAAACTCTACTACCTTGCCGCGGGACAACACTAATCAGCAGGAGCTGCTTCGTGTAATTGAGGAGCTTGCAGGAACAGTTTCCACACGGCTTAAAAGAAAAACAGTTCTCGCTGCTGCTGTAAGTATCATGATTCGTTATAAGGATAGAAAAACAGTGACTAGAAGTAAAAAGCTCCAAAACCCGATTCAAAAAAGCGATGATATTTTTGCAGCGGCAAAACAATTATTCTTAAAACATTGGAACGGTGACCCAGTAAGGCTTCTCGGAATCACAGGCATGGAATTAGTAGAACATAATGAAGCAGTTAAACAGCTTGATCTGTTTAGCTATGAAACGGAAGCGAAGAAGGAGCCATTGTTCGAGGCTCTCTCTAATTTGCGTGAAAAATATGGATCTCAGATTATTGATACGGCTGCCGGCATGCCAGAAATAAAGAAACAGCAGCAAGGCATCGGAACTGAAACTAGCTTTAATAAAGATTTTCTCCATGATTTCTCTACGCATTCAGATAAAGAAAAAGAGTAG
- a CDS encoding chemotaxis protein CheW → MEETNKVVVFQVGNEEYAIPVRSVISIEKIEGITPIPHLPAYVNGVFKVRGDLIPVIDFERVLYNQPTLTNETTKIIVLQTNDLSIGVIVKDAKEIIDIPQEKLKQLGLIAYKKTTYFTGIANLDSRIITLIDPSQMVQSLEGIKQIQEFMKSQKVT, encoded by the coding sequence TTGGAAGAGACGAATAAAGTTGTTGTGTTTCAAGTTGGAAATGAAGAATATGCGATTCCAGTCCGATCTGTCATTTCAATAGAAAAAATAGAAGGAATCACACCGATCCCTCATTTGCCTGCCTATGTGAATGGAGTTTTTAAAGTAAGAGGAGATTTGATTCCTGTTATTGACTTTGAAAGAGTTCTATATAATCAGCCTACCTTGACAAATGAAACAACAAAGATCATTGTTTTGCAGACAAATGATCTATCTATCGGAGTAATTGTCAAGGATGCAAAGGAAATTATCGATATACCTCAAGAAAAGTTAAAGCAGTTAGGCCTGATCGCATACAAAAAAACAACCTATTTTACAGGTATTGCTAATTTAGATTCTCGAATTATTACTCTAATAGACCCTTCGCAAATGGTCCAATCATTAGAAGGTATCAAACAAATTCAAGAATTTATGAAATCACAGAAAGTTACATAA
- a CDS encoding tripeptidase T: MINQERLLNEFLELVQIDSETKYEAKIAKVLKQKFSDLGVEVFEDDTIAQTGHGAGNLICTLPGTKEGVDIIYFTSHMDTVVPAKGVKPSIKDGYVVTDGTTILGADDKTGLAVMLEVIKILKEQSIPHGTIQFIITVGEESGLVGAKALDSSLLKAKYGYALDSDGKVGNIIVAAPTQAKVNATIHGKTAHAGVAPEKGVSAITIAAKAISRMPLGRIDEETTANIGRFEGGTQTNIVCDRVDIFAEARSLVNEKMEEQVRKMKEAFESAAEEMGGKANVEIKVMYPGFKFSEGDHVVEVARKAAAKIGRSCELLKSGGGSDANVIAGFGIPTVNLAVGYEEIHTTNERMPIEELYKLAEMVIAIVEEVAAQ; this comes from the coding sequence ATGATTAATCAGGAACGTTTGCTAAATGAATTTTTAGAGCTTGTTCAAATTGATTCAGAAACAAAATATGAAGCCAAAATTGCAAAGGTATTAAAACAAAAATTTTCTGATCTTGGCGTTGAAGTTTTTGAGGATGACACAATAGCACAAACAGGACACGGTGCAGGCAACTTGATTTGTACGCTGCCTGGAACAAAAGAGGGCGTAGACATTATCTATTTCACCTCTCATATGGATACAGTTGTGCCTGCTAAAGGGGTTAAACCATCTATTAAGGACGGCTATGTTGTGACAGATGGGACAACCATCCTAGGAGCAGATGATAAAACAGGACTTGCCGTTATGCTTGAAGTCATTAAGATCCTGAAAGAACAAAGTATTCCCCATGGCACCATCCAATTTATTATTACTGTTGGGGAAGAGTCAGGTCTAGTAGGTGCAAAGGCTCTTGATTCATCTCTCCTGAAAGCAAAGTATGGCTATGCGCTAGACAGTGATGGCAAGGTCGGAAATATTATTGTCGCTGCTCCAACACAAGCGAAGGTGAATGCGACAATTCACGGCAAAACGGCACACGCAGGAGTAGCGCCAGAAAAGGGAGTTTCCGCAATCACAATCGCTGCAAAAGCCATTTCGAGAATGCCTTTAGGCCGTATTGATGAGGAAACAACTGCAAACATTGGCCGTTTTGAGGGGGGGACTCAAACGAATATTGTATGCGACCGAGTAGATATTTTTGCAGAGGCGCGCTCGTTAGTGAATGAAAAAATGGAAGAGCAGGTCCGCAAAATGAAAGAAGCTTTCGAAAGTGCTGCTGAGGAAATGGGCGGAAAGGCTAACGTTGAAATTAAAGTCATGTATCCTGGCTTCAAGTTTAGTGAAGGCGATCATGTTGTCGAGGTGGCCAGGAAGGCTGCAGCAAAAATCGGCCGCAGCTGTGAATTGCTGAAAAGCGGTGGAGGCAGTGATGCCAATGTTATTGCTGGTTTCGGTATCCCAACAGTTAATCTTGCTGTCGGCTATGAAGAGATTCACACAACTAATGAGCGTATGCCTATTGAGGAGCTATATAAATTAGCAGAAATGGTTATTGCTATTGTAGAGGAGGTTGCGGCTCAGTAA